From Cataglyphis hispanica isolate Lineage 1 chromosome 3, ULB_Chis1_1.0, whole genome shotgun sequence, a single genomic window includes:
- the LOC126848431 gene encoding acyl-CoA-binding domain-containing protein 5, which translates to MSTEEKFNAAVNVIRNLPKNGAYQPSNEIMLRFYSYYKQATEGPCQQAKPAFWEVVKKAKWDAWSRLGNMSRMEAMNNYVEELTKIVETMSYTDNVATFLGSLDSFYESIPAEDLELLVGPVLERIRSQPGSPLSGSPLMSRETSPHRVCSTSRHITSSLETSPTSSRTASPLPQDTDGEEEEFIDTVESAPEKMQKDASKLTAPSQKVQIAANNGVDHSNTENIIKENTELTNKYNSVNGHAEKIQENHRERSRQRTKKDDSKVNAEFLNQIATTMQHLQRDLDRITARVRSLEGQALQAMAPQTENTIRRTYARWWPLQECSPRLFALLILWPFVAHLLINFTQRYRQRKL; encoded by the exons ATGTCGACGGAGGAAAAGTTCAACGCCGCCGTAAATGTCATCAGGAATTTGCCGAAAAatg gaGCATATCAACCTAGCAACGAGATTATGCTGCGTTTTTATTCGTACTACAAACAAGCGACTGAAGGGCCCTGTCAGCAAGCTAAACCCGCATTCTGGGAGGTAGTCAAGAAAGCGAAATGGGACGCATGGTCGCGTCTTGGCAATATGAGTCGTATGGAAGCCATGAACAATTATGTGGAGGAACtaacaaaa ATTGTCGAAACTATGTCTTATACGGATAATGTGGCAACGTTCCTCGGCAGTTTGGATTCATTTTACGAAAGTATACCAGCTGAAGATTTGGAATTACTTGTGGGACCAGTATTAGAGCGTATACGCTCCCAACCAGGATCACCATTGTCTGGCTCACCATTAA TGTCTAGAGAAACATCACCTCATAGAGTTTGCAGTACTTCTCGACACATAACGAGTAGTTTGGAAACCAGTCCGACCAGCAGTCGCACTGCAAGCCCACTGCCACAAGACACTGATGgcgaagaagaagaatttaTAGATACTGTTGAG TCAGCAccagaaaaaatgcaaaaagatgCATCTAAGCTCACTGCTCCTTCTCAAAAGGTACAAATTGCGGCAAATAACGGAGTAGATCATTCAAATacagagaatattataaaagagaacactgaattgacaaataaatacAACAGTGTTAATGGTCACGCGGAGAAGATACAGGAGAACCATCGAGAGAGAAGTAGACAGAGAACGAAAAAAGATGATAGTAAAGTCAACGCCGAATTTCTAAATCAAATTGCAACGACCATGCAGCATTTACAGAGAGATCTGGACCGAATAACGGCTAGAGTCCGGAGCTTGGAAGGACAAGCTCTGCAAGCGATGGCACCACAGACT gaAAACACCATTAGACGCACATATGCAAGATGGTGGCCGTTGCAAGAATGTTCGCCGCGTTTGTTCGCCTTACTAATTTTATGGCCATTTGTCGCTCATCTGCTAATCAATTTTACGCAGCGCTATCGCCAACGAAAACTGTGA
- the LOC126848333 gene encoding prostatic acid phosphatase-like, whose translation MMNIRVFLIFASIFTASCSSTDDLDLGTVVFANILYRHGDRTPVGRYKNDPYNETSWPVPYGQLTNLGKHQHLLLGRWLRKRYSHLLSNIYTPYDIYVLSTDVDRTLMSAEANLAGLYPPVKDQVWDDIKWMPIPVHTIPEKQDYVLKASKYCPRYNYELEKVLTSPEMKRINKANAKLYAYLTENSGNKISSLEEVNQLYNILYIQNLYNKTLPQWTKSVFPDKMKPLAALSFTTEAYNIILQRLKSGSLLGEIIDHMVKKVQNTLKPDRKIWMYSAHDETIANMLMTLNLFDLHCPPYAAMILIELRTNSKNQYFVTVSYKNSTAEPILMTLPGCNTLCPVNEFINLTRNAVPEDWERECLIAWEDISSSDIIAILASSILMLVLLVLLIIAFIYWRHKKEQRQYYFRLTYNDYNDAI comes from the exons ATGATGAACATTAGAGTATTCCTCATATTCGCAAGTATTTTTACCGCCAGCTGTTCCAGCACCGATGATCTCGATTTGGGCACGGTCGTTTTCGCAAATATT TTATATAGACATGGTGATAGAACTCCTGTTGGACGTTACAAAAATGATCCTTATAATGAAACATCTTGGCCAGTTCCATATGGACAATTGACAAAT cttgGAAAACATCAACACTTACTCCTTGGGCGCTGGCTGAGGAAACGATATTCTCATCTTTTAAGCAACATTTATACACCATATGACATTTACGTTCTAAGTACGGATGTAGATCGTACATTAATGTCGGCGGAAGCGAATCTGGCAGGACTTTATCCGCCAGTGAAGGACCAAGTCTGGGACGATATCAAATGGATGCCAATTCCTGTGCACACTATTCCAGAAAAGCAAGATTATGTGTTGAAGGCTAGCAAATACTGTCcgcgatataattatgaaCTGGAAAAAGTCTTAACATCGCCAGAAATGAAACGCATAAATAAAGCGAATGCAAAGCTTTATGCTTATTTAACCGAGAACagtggaaataaaatatcttcattaGAAGAAGTTaatcaattatacaatattttatatattcag aatttatacAACAAAACTCTACCTCAGTGGACAAAGTCTGTGTTTCCAGACAAGATGAAACCTCTCGCTGCGCTCAGTTTCACGACAGAAGCCTATAACATAATACTTCAGAGATTAAAGTCAG GTTCATTACTTGGAGAAATAATAGATCACATGGtcaaaaaagtacaaaatactttaaaacCTGACAGGAAGATATGGATGTACAGTGCTCATGATGAAACTATAGCAAATATGTTAATGactttgaatttatttgatcTTCACTGTCCACCTTATGCTGCTATGATTCTCATAGAATTGAGGACAAATTCTAAAAACCAATATTTTGTAACG gtttcttataaaaatagtacTGCGGAACCAATACTTATGACGTTACCAGGCTGTAATACATTATGCCctgtaaatgaatttattaacttgACAAGAAATGCTGTACCTGAAGACTGGGAAAGAGAATGTTTAATAGCTTGGGAGGATATAAGTTCTAGCGACATTAttg CGATCCTGGCGTCGTCTATATTAATGTTGGTTTTATTGgttctattaataatagcttttatatacTGGCGTCATAAAAAAGAACAGAGACAGTATTATTTTCGTTTGACATATAACGATTACAATGATGCCATATAA